tcgttttttagacgatactatcgtccaaaaaaacgatattatcgtccaaaaaattttcatccaggacgataatatcgtctaaattggaaaattctaaaatattgtctggacgatagtatcgttttctggacgatattatcgttcggaaaacgatactatcgttttctggacgatattaccgttctagaaaatctaatggatattttcgttttctgtacgataatatcgtcctgggcgatattatcgttttcttaaatgataatatcgtccagcacgatactatcgtttaaaaaaacgataatatcgcccaggacgatattatcgtttagttttgggtggtaatattgtccaggacttaattttactcagaggtgcagcaagaaccgaattctcttccaaaatatcaaaaaacaattgtcagaggaaatcacctacacatcagtgtttaaaaaaggcgtttagttcgtccctaaataattcatctttttacgaaatgaataccaacttagaTTGTACCTAAAAAGCCTAaaagatattttcatccaggacgatattatcgtcaaaaaaacgatattatcgttttttgaacgataatatcgttttttagacgatagtatcatcaaaaaaacgatagtatcgtccaaaaaaacgatagtatcgtccaaaaaaacgatattatcgtttaaaaacgtcaagaaaacgataatatcgtcctgaaaatattttaaaatttataattttagacgatattatcgtcctggatgaaatttttttagacgatattatcgttttttagacgatattatcgttttttagacgatattatcgttttttagacgatagtatcgtctaaaaaacgatactatcgttttttggacgatactatcgtctaaaaaacgatactatcgttttttggacgatactatcgtctaaaaaacgatactatcgtccaaaaaacgatactatcgttttttagacgatactatcgtctaaaaaacgataatatcgttcctgacgatattgaccgtgtagttatgtcgcctcaccGTTAATTatacttttacttttattcAGGAGCAAAGCAGTACATGATAAACATGGTGAAATATGCATCATTTAAACCGTGTGACATGGGCAATGGTAACAACATTCATGTAACGTTGCCCAAATGGTatgatgaagaaaatttcagaCGGTAATTGATCGTAGAGAGCGATCCTTTTGAAAACATACCTAAGTCGTACGTGCATTTTTCAGCGTACTTTTTGATATGTAGCCCAACACCTTTCAGAGCTCATAATCAAAAAGTTCGatgaaaatgcgtccgatttcggtaggcatgttttcaaaagaatccctcaaaaaGTTTGAGTCGGTAACTTTACAGTACGACTATCGAATTTCAGAGGCCAAAAGTATTTTATGGACAATCGATTCGGAATGCTAACTTCTAACTTATATGGTCTTTTTACTCTCCTTGCTGACCCTAAAGGGCTGGATGTCCTAGACTCAACCGGCAGGTCAAGCACGCCTGAAACAGCTAAGAATAGATATATATCGACAATAGTGCATATGTTGTCCTGGTATGAAGATGATTTGCGACCAGGTTCAAAGTATTTACTGACTGTGATTCGATGTTATTTGtaagtttaattgaaatgatttttagaTCATGGGCTTCGTTGAACAGAGTTCGGAAAATGCACTTAAATGCGTCGAACGGTGCTGATAAGAAGAaaatcggatctattactcaAACTGAATTAGCTTTGACAACATTTGGCTTTATGGGGTAAGAAAAATTAGAAAGACAACAGTGCTACACTAAAAAACTTGGTGCAAAAGAGATGCAAAAGACAGTCTCTCAAAATCTTGTATGTCTTTGCATTAAGTTGTTTCTGTGTTGTAGGGTAGGTAGGGTAATGTTCGGTAAAAATGGGTACTAGCATGGACTTTGAATAATAGGGGTAAACCATTCGTAAACCATGGTTCGTAAAGTTCGAGAGTATGATGATTTCGTAGAgctttgacataaaatatatgggagaaatgtcaaaagttaaCAGAATTTTCATACTCACGACCTTTACGAACCACAATGGTTTACCCCTAATGTAAAATCCCAGAACATAGTTTCCGCACATCGAGCCAAAAACctgatcaataaaataattgtcgATTATTAGATTCGCCCTGGTTCGTCCTCAGTTCCTTGGAATTCAGTGCGACAACAAGGCTGATCGGGAGGGCTTCATTCATTTCTGGGCTGTAATTGGCCACATGCTCGGCGTCGATGACGAATACAACATGTGCCTCTTCGACATCGAAACAGTCGAAATAATTTGCCTGATCATGATCCGATACATTTTCATACCAATTATACAATTGGAAACaccaaaattcaaagaaatgaCGTCGGCCCTATGCAAAGGACTATCAAGGTTTATGCCGCACATGTCGTACGATGTCCAAATGTTTCTCGTGAAACGAATTGTTGGAGTTCCTGGTTATCAACACAACGTAGACCTATCGAAAGAAACAATTTGCAAACAAATGTTCAACGCCGAAGAATTGTCTAGCGCAAATGAAGTGGTGAAAATGCTCCATACGAACAAAAGTGATTTGTTGAAAATCTACGACATCCTTTTCCGTGATGGGATCCCTGTTACGCTACCCAAGAAGAGTGTGCTCATTGAAATACCCGCTAACCACAAGGACGTTCATAATAACAATTTGTCTTTGAAGCACAACGATGAAAGTATTGAAATTGCTGACAAGAAATTTCATTGGATAATGAAATCGACAGACTCCAGCGACTGGAAAGTCCATTTACATGATGGCGAACTTTCTGTTCTCAACAAATGGGATCAGCTATCAGTTCGATGGTTGTGTTTAACGTTAAAGTGGTACGAGAATTCAGTTGGTCggtatttttgtgaaatggGGTTGAATGCCGTCCTGTTTTTCATCCGAAGATATTACCAACGAAATATTGCCAGGAAGAGTAGCAAGTGAATCATATATATCTGATAGACGTTCGACTGGTGTTAGCTCGAATCCAGTCAGAGTTTATCAGAgctaataaataaaattctcagcgagtgatacatttttccattatACGCCTATTGAAACCTTGGGAGACATTAGTTTAAAATTGTCAGCCTCGACAATTTCTTACTGCATAGAGCTAAAAATTGGATCATAAATAACTAACTTATGCTAATGACACCATAAAAACATGTAAACCTCAGTTGTCTTGGTATGTTTCtacttttatttataataCCGCGAGTCTGTCTTCCATATTATCTGCTGGATCATATTTGACTTGATATTGATaagatcaagttttatttaattcgAATATTTGAGAGGTAAAACAATAATCTACCTTAACCAAATAAATGGGTTGAAGCTAGATCATTCCAATAAGAGGTAGCAGAGCAACAAATACTGCAATTGCCCCCACGATACCTATCATCATCTGTGGTCGATAACAAATTCAATCATAAGCGACAAGCTCTGCATAATGTGGtgttatatagcaaaatgcatgttcaataaaatgaagtaaaagatttgaaatcaaatttttaaaatactcagatcaaatgaagtaatagatacgtaaaactgtttttatgcgtgttgtctgtgaaaggttaatgaATATCATAAAAATATGGCTAAATCCGAGATGTCCTGTCTTTGATTCCGTTGTAACACAATAGCAGCGTAAGGTGTATGTTCAACATAAACACTAC
The DNA window shown above is from Bradysia coprophila strain Holo2 chromosome IV unlocalized genomic scaffold, BU_Bcop_v1 contig_84, whole genome shotgun sequence and carries:
- the LOC119072636 gene encoding uncharacterized protein LOC119072636, which encodes MVEVQPILSPAELRAKQYMINMVKYASFKPCDMGNGNNIHVTLPKWYDEENFRRGQKYFMDNRFGMLTSNLYGLFTLLADPKGLDVLDSTGRSSTPETAKNRYISTIVHMLSWYEDDLRPGSKSWASLNRVRKMHLNASNGADKKKIGSITQTELALTTFGFMGFALVRPQFLGIQCDNKADREGFIHFWAVIGHMLGVDDEYNMCLFDIETVEIICLIMIRYIFIPIIQLETPKFKEMTSALCKGLSRFMPHMSYDVQMFLVKRIVGVPGYQHNVDLSKETICKQMFNAEELSSANEVVKMLHTNKSDLLKIYDILFRDGIPVTLPKKSVLIEIPANHKDVHNNNLSLKHNDESIEIADKKFHWIMKSTDSSDWKVHLHDGELSVLNKWDQLSVRWLCLTLKWYENSVGRYFCEMGLNAVLFFIRRYYQRNIARKSSK